A genomic segment from Andrena cerasifolii isolate SP2316 chromosome 7, iyAndCera1_principal, whole genome shotgun sequence encodes:
- the Elob gene encoding transcription elongation factor elongin B isoform X2 translates to MIRRKNMTIFTDAKDNTVVLELKKVIEGILKIPPANQQLFNKDNVLMSDTKFLSDYGLTSVTARPQSPALIGLAVRQRDGQFEPLEMTPFSVPPDLPEIMKSQLTNGQDQSP, encoded by the exons ATGATCCGACGAAAGAACATGACGATATTTACCGATGCAAAGGATAACACTGTCGTTCTCGAACTTAAGAAAGTTATAGAAG GTATATTGAAAATACCACCTGCGAATCAGCAGCTGTTTAATAAGGACAATGTTCTAATGTCAGATACTAAATTTCTATCTGATTATGGACTAACATCTGTAACTGCTAGACCACAGTCGCCCGCATTAATAGGATTAGCCGTACGTCAAAGAGATGGTCAATTTGAACCGTTAGAGATGACTCCATTCTCAGTACCGCCCGATTTGCCGGAGATCATGAAATCTCAGCTAACCAATGGCCAAGATCAGTCGCCttaa
- the Elob gene encoding transcription elongation factor elongin B isoform X1 has product MDVFLMIRRKNMTIFTDAKDNTVVLELKKVIEGILKIPPANQQLFNKDNVLMSDTKFLSDYGLTSVTARPQSPALIGLAVRQRDGQFEPLEMTPFSVPPDLPEIMKSQLTNGQDQSP; this is encoded by the exons ATG GATGTGTTTCTAATGATCCGACGAAAGAACATGACGATATTTACCGATGCAAAGGATAACACTGTCGTTCTCGAACTTAAGAAAGTTATAGAAG GTATATTGAAAATACCACCTGCGAATCAGCAGCTGTTTAATAAGGACAATGTTCTAATGTCAGATACTAAATTTCTATCTGATTATGGACTAACATCTGTAACTGCTAGACCACAGTCGCCCGCATTAATAGGATTAGCCGTACGTCAAAGAGATGGTCAATTTGAACCGTTAGAGATGACTCCATTCTCAGTACCGCCCGATTTGCCGGAGATCATGAAATCTCAGCTAACCAATGGCCAAGATCAGTCGCCttaa
- the LOC143371678 gene encoding esterase AGAP003155: MTTASAKLRVLAIHGYAQSDISFKTKLGSLRKGFKKDVEFIFIKAPHRVPMKSNFGADETEEGYGWWFNTEDCIFKAVTPSNLSVGFKDSISLVERTFNEFGPFDGVLGFSQGAAFVTILCSMQQKKLLQFKFDFAIIISGFKSLCMPHAMYYDEKITIPSLHIYGETDQVIPTEMAEEVSELFINKTILKHEGGHYVPSKKEFYKEFIMEMCLNKEKNNN, encoded by the exons ATGACTACAGCTTCTGCTAAATTACGC GTACTTGCAATTCATGGATATGCTCAATCAGATAttagttttaagacaaaattgGGATCATTAAGAAAAGGTTTTAAAAAGGATGTGgagtttatatttataaaagcaCCCCATCGGGTTCCAATGAAGAGTAATTTTGGTGCGGATGAAACAGAAGAAG GATATGGATGGTGGTTTAATACCGAAGATTGCATATTCAAAGCAGTTACACCGAGCAATTTATCTGTAGGGTTTAAAGATAGTATAAGTTTAGTCGAAAGGACATTCAACGAATTCGGTCCGTTCGATGGTGTATTAGGCTTTTCACAAGGTGCAGCTTTTGTTACTATACTTTGTTCTAtgcagcaaaaaaaat TATTGCaattcaaatttgattttgcgaTTATCATATCAGGATTTAAGTCTTTATGTATGCCTCACGCAATGTATTATGACGAAAAAATAACTATACCTTCTTTACACATTTATGGAGAGACTGATCAAGTAATCCCAACAG AAATGGCCGAAGAAGTTAGCGAATTGTTTATAAACAAGACAATATTGAAACACGAGGGTGGTCACTATGTACCCAGTAAAAAAgagttttataaagaattcattATGGAAATGTGCTtgaataaagagaaaaataataattaa